The following coding sequences are from one Apium graveolens cultivar Ventura unplaced genomic scaffold, ASM990537v1 ctg8881, whole genome shotgun sequence window:
- the LOC141705477 gene encoding putative nucleoredoxin 2 isoform X1, whose protein sequence is MNYDQDTILSKNKRNNPGKAKTDKVHNTSCNIIKIGDTVDLSDLLFTKKRNFLIKSNQQRVKAKDLSGKFVVLYFMTLADYYDDLGTVSKHLVDIHNKLQPKGDFEIVLVAINDHFSPDPHQIFMKMFSTMPWPAIPFSDLECRKCLENLFNNDHRMPCSVIIDPTGFVLQYDADPLFLRYGAAAYPFTNERIQSINSEDNLLMQQPLSIQKLLATPERDYLVNNNGDHVPLDGLDHKAVGLYFCPCLDEHDELHTTGTLKKLYQELSENSKEFEIVLIYTHGWCEHHEDTCGRMVEDSFLNEIKTMPWLALPFNDTNCSKKLQRIFQQPQELGVPVPARMVIIGPHGKFIELLGTHILLSYGAPAYPFSFRSAVNLELEMLKKLKLEMFWDLDTVFMHTNGSRVRFSQYIGKRIIILFQNVPGTFNSFWREMKARYIRMKGTDDEFEVIHIYRGVYINRDKKIVASFPWFMHAHLDQGSEARKYINRVWPDVLTNCGLIAFDQDGSIVRMKKDPELGQNMVFPFYQDGDMENEVSLHVREYINIKCKLECVNEGPDPEDCYMT, encoded by the exons ATGAATTATGACCAGGACACAATCCTATCCAAGAATAAGAGGAACAATCCGGGCAAAGCAAAAACAGACAAGGTGCACAATACTAGTTGCAACATTATTAAAATTGGTGATACAGTCGATTTGTCGGACCTTTTATTCACCAAAAAAAGGAATTTTCTTATCAAATCCAACCAACAGCGGGTTAAGGCCAAGGATCTCTCAGGCAAGTTTGTTGTTTTATATTTTATGACACTCGCAGATTATTACGACGATTTGGGCACAGTGTCAAAACACTTGGTGGATATACATAATAAGTTACAGCCCAAAGGTGATTTCGAGATCGTCCTTGTTGCAATTAATGATCATTTTTCTCCCGATCCTCATCAAATTTTTATGAAAATGTTTTCCACAATGCCATGGCCTGCCATTCCGTTTTCAGATTTAGAATGCAGGAAATGCCTTGAAAACCTGTTTAACAATGATCACAGAATGCCTTGTTCTGTAATCATTGACCCAACAGGTTTTGTTTTGCAATATGATGCCGACCCTTTGTTTCTCAGGTACGGAGCTGCTGCTTATCCTTTTACCAACGAAAGAATACAATCCATCAATTCGGAAGATAATCTACTTATGCAGCAACCTCTTTCCATTCAAAAACTATTGGCCACTCCTGAACGTGATTATCTCGTCAACAACAATGGAGACCAT GTACCCCTCGATGGTCTTGATCATAAGGCAGTGGGCTTATATTTTTGTCCATGTCTAGATGAACATGATGAATTACACACCACAGGGACACTTAAGAAGCTTTATCAAGAGTTGTCAGAAAACTCGAAAGAGTTTGAGATTGTTCTTATATACACACACGGCTGGTGCGAGCATCATGAGGATACATGTGGTCGCATGGTTGAAGATTCTTTCTTGAATGAAATTAAGACAATGCCTTGGTTGGCACTTCCTTTTAACGACACAAATTGTAGTAAGAAGTTGCAGAGGATTTTCCAACAACCCCAAGAGCTCGGAGTGCCAGTACCGGCAAGGATGGTGATTATTGGACCTCATGGAAAATTCATCGAACTGTTGGGCACTCATATATTGTTGAGTTATGGTGCTCCAGCATACCCGTTCAGCTTTCGCAGTGCTGTCAATTTAGAGCTTGaaatgttaaaaaaattaaagctGGAGATGTTCTGGGATCTGGACACTGTCTTTATGCACACAAATGGGTCCCGAGTTCGATTTTCACAATATATTGGCAAGAGAATCATAATCTTATTTCAGAACGTCCCCGgtacattcaacagtttttggagGGAGATGAAAGCAAGGTATATTAGGATGAAGGGCACCGACGATGAGTTCGAAGTTATCCACATCTATAGGGGGGTCTATATTAATCGTGATAAGAAGATTGTAGCATCTTTCCCATGGTTTATGCATGCTCATCTTGATCAGGGCTCAGAAGCAAGGAAGTATATAAACCGTGTTTGGCCCGATGTTctgacaaattgtggacttattGCATTTGATCAGGACGGATCGATTGTTAGAATGAAAAAAGACCCTGAACTTGGACAAAATATGGTATTTCCCTTTTATCAGGATGGAGATATGGAAAACGAGGTCTCGCTGCATGTGAGAGAGTACATTAATATTAAATGTAAATTAGAATGTGTAAATGAAGGGCCAGACCCAGAAGACTGCTACATGACATAA
- the LOC141705477 gene encoding putative nucleoredoxin 2 isoform X2 translates to MNCDQDTILSKNKRNNPGKAKTDKVHNTSCNIIKIGDTVDLSALLFTKKRNFLIKSNQQRVKAKDLSGKFVVLYFMTLAAYYDDLGTVSKHLVDIHNKLQPKGDFEIVLVAINDHFSPDPHQIFMKMFSTMPWPAIPFSDLECRKCLENLFNNYHRMPCSVIIDPTGFVLQYDADPLFLRYGAAAYPFTNERIQSINLEDNLLMQQPLSIQKLLATPERDYLVNNNGDQVPLDGLDHKAVGLYFCPCLDEHDELHTTGTLKKLYQELSENSKEFEIVLIYTHGWCEHHEDTCGRMVEDSFLNEIKTMPWLALPFNDTNCSKKLQRIFQQPQELGVPVPARMVIIGPHGKFIELLGTHILLSYGAPAYPFSFRSAVNLELEMLKKLKLEMFWDLDTVFMHTNGSRVRFSQYIGKRIIILFQNVPGTFNSFWREMKARYIRMKGTDDEFEVIHIYRGVYINRDKKIVASFPWFMHAHLDQGSEARKYINRVWPDVLTNCGLIAFDQDGSIVRMKKDPELGQNMVFPFYQDGDMENEVSLHVREYINIKCKLECVNEGPDPEDCYMT, encoded by the exons ATGAATTGTGACCAGGACACAATCCTATCCAAGAATAAGAGGAACAATCCGGGCAAAGCAAAAACAGACAAGGTGCACAATACTAGTTGCAACATTATTAAAATTGGTGATACAGTCGATTTGTCGGCCCTTTTATTCACCAAAAAAAGGAATTTTCTTATCAAATCCAACCAACAGCGGGTTAAGGCCAAGGATCTGTCAGGCAAGTTTGTTGTTTTATATTTTATGACACTCGCAGCTTATTACGACGATTTGGGCACAGTGTCAAAACACTTGGTGGATATACATAATAAGTTACAGCCCAAAGGTGATTTCGAGATCGTCCTTGTTGCAATTAATGATCATTTTTCTCCCGATCCTCATCAAATTTTTATGAAAATGTTTTCCACAATGCCATGGCCTGCCATTCCGTTTTCAGATTTAGAATGCAGGAAATGCCTTGAAAACCTGTTTAACAATTATCACAGAATGCCTTGTTCTGTAATCATTGACCCAACAGGTTTTGTTTTGCAATATGATGCCGACCCTTTGTTTCTCAGGTACGGAGCTGCTGCTTATCCTTTTACCAACGAAAGAATACAATCCATCAATTTGGAAGATAATCTACTTATGCAGCAGCCTCTTTCCATTCAAAAACTATTGGCCACTCCTGAACGTGATTATCTCGTCAACAACAATGGAGACCAG GTACCCCTCGATGGTCTTGATCATAAGGCAGTGGGCTTATATTTTTGTCCATGTCTAGATGAACATGATGAATTACACACCACAGGGACACTTAAGAAGCTTTATCAAGAGTTGTCAGAAAACTCGAAAGAGTTTGAGATTGTTCTTATATACACACACGGCTGGTGCGAGCATCATGAGGATACATGTGGTCGCATGGTTGAAGATTCTTTCTTGAATGAAATTAAGACAATGCCTTGGTTGGCACTTCCTTTTAACGACACAAATTGTAGTAAGAAGTTGCAGAGGATTTTCCAACAACCCCAAGAGCTCGGAGTGCCAGTACCGGCAAGGATGGTGATTATTGGACCTCATGGAAAATTCATCGAACTGTTGGGCACTCATATATTGTTGAGTTATGGTGCTCCAGCATACCCGTTCAGCTTTCGCAGTGCTGTCAATTTAGAGCTTGaaatgttaaaaaaattaaagctGGAGATGTTCTGGGATCTGGACACTGTCTTTATGCACACAAATGGGTCCCGAGTTCGATTTTCACAATATATTGGCAAGAGAATCATAATCTTATTTCAGAACGTCCCCGgtacattcaacagtttttggagGGAGATGAAAGCAAGGTATATTAGGATGAAGGGCACCGACGATGAGTTCGAAGTTATCCACATCTATAGGGGGGTCTATATTAATCGTGATAAGAAGATTGTAGCATCTTTCCCATGGTTTATGCATGCTCATCTTGATCAGGGCTCAGAAGCAAGGAAGTATATAAACCGTGTTTGGCCCGATGTTctgacaaattgtggacttattGCATTTGATCAGGACGGATCGATTGTTAGAATGAAAAAAGACCCTGAACTTGGACAAAATATGGTATTTCCCTTTTATCAGGATGGAGATATGGAAAACGAGGTCTCGCTGCATGTGAGAGAGTACATTAATATTAAATGTAAATTAGAATGTGTAAATGAAGGGCCAGACCCAGAAGACTGCTACATGACATAA
- the LOC141705474 gene encoding zinc finger BED domain-containing protein RICESLEEPER 1-like codes for MKKENGKKMIGPPSSNDWESSTVFVKFLSTFYEVTLKFSGTLHVTSNNFYYEICEIHTMLAELADQDHPLLSSMAVSMKRKYDKYWENANNINPMLFLAVVLDPVYKMRYLKYCFESIYDTETVARIVVKVESILHGLHVCYSTGVRDGCTKDSGGPSPVQTVGKETQKRRLLDNYMQQQQMGTTEKKSDLEIYYSEEPLYPMTDKFNILN; via the exons ATGAAAAAAGAGAACGGTAAAAAAATGATTGGACCTCCATCGTCTAATGATTGGGAGTCATCAACTGTTTTTGTGAAATTTCTGTCTACCTTTTATGAAGTTACGTTGAAGTTTAGTGGCACTTTGCACGTAACTTCAAATAACTTTTATTATGAAATATGTGAGATTCACACTATGCTGGCCGAGTTAGCAGATCAAGATCATCCTTTATTGTCTTCCATGGCTGTTAGCATGAAGAGAAAATACGATAAATATTGGGAAAATGCGAATAATATAAATCCAATGTTGTTCTTGGCTGTTGTACTCGATCCCGTGTACAAAATGAGGTACTTGAAGTACTGTTTTGAATCTATATATGATACTGAGACGGTTGCTAGGATTGTTGTGAAGGTGGAGTCGATTTTGCACGGCTTACATGTTTGTTATAGTACTGGAGTTAGAGATGGTTGTACTAAG GACAGTGGAGGTCCTTCTCCAGTTCAAACTGTTGGCAAAGAAACACAGAAGAGAAGGTTGTTGGATAATTATATGCAGCAGCAACAAATGGGAACAACGGAGAAAAAGAGTGATCTTGAAATCTACTATTCTGAAGAACCTCTATACCCTATGACCGATAAGTTCAACATTCTTAATTAG